A window of the Anaerolineae bacterium genome harbors these coding sequences:
- the glnA gene encoding type I glutamate--ammonia ligase, with translation MDIVLDENRRRVLEQAEETQTDFVHLQFTDLMGIVKAVTIPVGRLSGALQNGVWFDGSSIEGFARIAESDMYLVPDPATFSPVPWSQLEGTRTARMICDVYAPNGEPFRGDPRYILKRVLARAEAKGYRYNTGPELEFFLFPLDSHGQVVLEPHDRGGYFDLSTDQAVHVRKDMVNALQQFGIEVEASHHEVATGQHEIDFRYADALHSADNAVTFKYTLKSVAKKNGLHATFMPKPVFGVNGSGMHTHQSLMRLGDGTNAFTDDESEYGLSDVALSFVAGQLAHARALCLVIAPLVNSYKRLVPGYEAPVYVSWGRVNRSALIRVPRVSKGNPQATRVELRCPDPSCNPYLAFAVALAAGLDGMEKGMEPPPPIEEDIYHLDKAVLAARHVDTLPGSLAEAIEAAEADPIIEEALGSHTFGRLVEAKRQEWDDYRTRVYSWEIERYLANY, from the coding sequence ATGGACATCGTGCTTGACGAGAATAGGCGCCGGGTACTGGAGCAGGCTGAGGAGACGCAAACGGACTTCGTCCACCTCCAGTTCACCGACCTCATGGGGATCGTGAAGGCGGTGACCATCCCGGTGGGGCGGCTTAGCGGCGCGCTGCAGAACGGGGTGTGGTTCGATGGTTCCTCGATCGAGGGATTCGCTCGCATCGCCGAGAGCGACATGTACCTCGTTCCGGATCCGGCCACTTTCAGCCCCGTGCCTTGGTCGCAGTTGGAGGGAACCAGGACTGCCCGCATGATCTGCGACGTCTACGCTCCCAACGGCGAGCCCTTCCGCGGAGACCCCCGGTACATCCTGAAGAGGGTGCTGGCCAGAGCGGAAGCCAAGGGCTACCGGTACAACACCGGGCCTGAGCTGGAGTTCTTCCTCTTTCCCCTCGACAGCCATGGACAAGTGGTGTTGGAGCCGCACGATCGGGGCGGATACTTCGACCTGAGCACGGATCAGGCGGTACACGTCCGCAAGGACATGGTCAACGCGTTGCAGCAGTTCGGCATAGAAGTCGAGGCCAGCCACCACGAGGTGGCCACCGGCCAGCACGAGATAGACTTTAGGTACGCCGACGCTCTGCACTCGGCCGACAACGCTGTCACGTTCAAGTACACGCTCAAGTCGGTGGCCAAGAAGAATGGTCTCCACGCGACGTTCATGCCTAAGCCTGTGTTCGGCGTCAATGGCTCGGGCATGCACACTCACCAGAGCCTCATGCGCCTGGGCGATGGCACCAACGCTTTCACCGATGACGAATCGGAGTACGGTCTGTCGGACGTGGCCCTCTCGTTCGTCGCCGGGCAGCTCGCACACGCCCGGGCTCTCTGTCTGGTGATTGCCCCCCTAGTGAACAGCTACAAGCGGCTGGTGCCGGGCTACGAGGCGCCGGTGTACGTCTCTTGGGGCCGGGTGAACCGATCGGCTCTGATCCGGGTGCCGCGGGTGTCGAAGGGCAATCCCCAGGCGACGCGCGTCGAGCTACGTTGCCCCGATCCGAGCTGCAATCCGTATCTGGCCTTCGCTGTCGCGCTGGCCGCGGGGCTGGACGGTATGGAGAAGGGCATGGAGCCGCCTCCGCCCATCGAGGAGGACATCTACCACCTGGATAAGGCAGTGCTGGCGGCGCGGCACGTGGATACCCTTCCGGGCTCGCTGGCCGAGGCGATCGAGGCAGCTGAGGCTGACCCGATCATCGAGGAGGCGCTGGGGAGCCACACCTTTGGCCGCCTGGTCGAAGCCAAGCGGCAGGAGTGGGACGACTATCGCACGCGAGTGTACTCCTGGGAGATCGAGCGTTACCTGG
- a CDS encoding UvrD-helicase domain-containing protein, whose protein sequence is MVERSNVLEGLNEQQLAAVTCALGTTLVLAGPGSGKTRVLTHRIACLVELHRVEPRSILAVTFTNKAAREMRSRLDSLLGPAAADVTLGTFHSVCARILRREADHFGLDRGFTIYDRDDQIALIKRVLKHLDVDDKRYRPAAVLAAISRAKNDMIGPADYRPPTYWHEVVARIYESYQAALEANQALDFDDLLLAAVRGLESEPQVLARYRRRYRHILVDEFQDTNLPQYRLVRLLCDAGTDLFLVGDEDQSIYGWRGADYRNLARVREDFPSVRTLLLERNYRSSQTILDAAKAVIARNLKRVHKDLEAANGGGEPVTVYRAGGPDEEAEYVVAEIERLIAGCGYRPRDFAVMYRMNAQSRALEEAFMRHRMPYRLVGGTRFYQRREIKDVLAYLRLVTAPNDWVAFDRVINVPPRGLGPVSLGHFRDFASGLDAGPYDALTHVREAEGERTLALTGRALQALLEFGEAWDTLLSTSETATVAEMIDAALLYFGYGSYLRSSGPDAQEKWENVGELRAVAEEHFGPGREELARFLDEVALVADVDELEDQTEAPVLMTLHTAKGLEFPVVFIVGMQEGVLPHSRALEEPEGLEEERRLCYVGMTRAMRRLYLLHSASTRLYGQAEASIPSRFLKEIPAAVVADSAVGPEPRTPAAAQETTEYHPGEIVHHPKFGRGVVVEYRSLKDDAEVSVAFEGQGVKRLLVSLASLTKG, encoded by the coding sequence TTGGTGGAGCGATCGAACGTATTGGAGGGCCTGAACGAGCAGCAGCTAGCGGCAGTGACCTGTGCGTTGGGAACCACCCTGGTGCTCGCCGGTCCGGGGAGCGGCAAGACGCGCGTTCTGACGCACCGCATCGCCTGCCTCGTCGAGCTGCACCGGGTCGAGCCCCGCTCTATCCTGGCGGTAACCTTCACCAACAAGGCCGCCCGCGAGATGCGATCCCGGCTGGATTCACTTCTGGGGCCGGCGGCGGCAGATGTCACTCTGGGCACTTTCCACTCTGTCTGCGCTCGCATTCTGCGCCGCGAGGCGGACCACTTTGGGCTGGATCGCGGCTTCACCATCTACGACCGGGACGACCAGATCGCCCTTATCAAGCGAGTCCTCAAGCACCTGGATGTCGACGACAAGCGATACCGACCGGCCGCCGTGCTAGCGGCCATCTCCCGCGCTAAGAACGACATGATCGGGCCGGCTGACTACCGCCCTCCGACCTACTGGCACGAGGTGGTGGCCCGCATTTACGAGTCGTACCAGGCGGCACTGGAGGCCAACCAGGCGCTGGACTTCGATGACCTCCTCCTGGCCGCGGTCAGGGGCCTGGAGAGCGAGCCTCAAGTTCTGGCTCGCTATCGGCGACGCTATCGTCACATCCTGGTGGACGAGTTCCAGGACACGAACCTTCCCCAGTACCGGCTGGTTCGACTCCTGTGCGATGCAGGGACCGACCTGTTTCTAGTTGGCGACGAGGACCAGTCCATCTACGGGTGGCGCGGGGCTGACTACCGCAATCTGGCCCGGGTGCGCGAGGATTTCCCGTCTGTCAGGACGCTGCTGCTCGAACGGAACTACCGCTCCAGCCAGACTATTCTGGATGCGGCAAAGGCGGTGATAGCGCGGAACCTGAAGCGAGTGCACAAAGACCTGGAGGCGGCCAACGGAGGGGGCGAGCCCGTCACGGTCTATCGAGCCGGCGGGCCAGACGAGGAAGCGGAGTACGTGGTGGCGGAGATCGAGCGGCTCATTGCTGGCTGTGGCTATCGCCCCAGAGACTTCGCAGTCATGTATCGCATGAACGCTCAGTCGCGGGCGCTCGAGGAAGCCTTCATGCGGCATCGGATGCCCTACCGGCTGGTAGGAGGCACTCGCTTCTATCAGAGGCGCGAGATCAAGGACGTCTTGGCCTACCTGCGGCTGGTGACGGCCCCTAACGACTGGGTGGCGTTCGACCGAGTGATCAACGTGCCGCCCCGGGGCCTGGGACCCGTCAGCCTGGGCCATTTCCGAGACTTCGCTTCGGGGCTGGATGCGGGTCCGTACGATGCCCTGACCCACGTGAGAGAGGCGGAAGGAGAGCGCACCCTGGCCTTGACGGGCCGCGCCCTACAGGCTTTGCTGGAGTTCGGAGAGGCGTGGGACACTTTGCTCTCTACCAGTGAGACGGCGACGGTGGCCGAGATGATAGATGCGGCTCTGCTCTACTTCGGCTACGGCAGCTACCTCAGGAGTTCGGGCCCGGATGCACAGGAGAAGTGGGAGAACGTCGGGGAGCTGCGCGCGGTGGCGGAGGAGCATTTTGGGCCCGGCAGGGAGGAACTGGCTAGGTTCCTAGACGAAGTGGCTTTGGTAGCGGATGTGGACGAGCTGGAGGACCAGACCGAGGCCCCCGTTCTGATGACGCTGCACACGGCCAAGGGCCTTGAGTTCCCGGTGGTGTTCATCGTGGGTATGCAGGAAGGGGTCCTTCCCCACAGCCGCGCCCTGGAGGAACCCGAGGGACTGGAGGAAGAGCGACGTCTCTGTTACGTGGGCATGACAAGGGCGATGCGGCGGCTCTACCTCCTGCACTCGGCTTCTACCCGCCTGTACGGTCAGGCAGAAGCGAGCATCCCCTCTCGCTTCCTGAAGGAGATTCCGGCCGCAGTGGTGGCCGACAGCGCTGTTGGGCCCGAGCCACGGACCCCGGCGGCGGCACAGGAGACGACTGAGTACCATCCGGGTGAGATCGTGCACCACCCCAAATTCGGGCGGGGAGTTGTGGTTGAGTACCGCAGCCTCAAGGACGACGCCGAGGTCTCGGTTGCCTTCGAGGGCCAGGGCGTGAAGCGGCTGCTGGTCAGCCTGGCTTCCCTCACTAAGGGCTAG